A genomic stretch from Halichoerus grypus chromosome 7, mHalGry1.hap1.1, whole genome shotgun sequence includes:
- the LOC118552465 gene encoding small nuclear ribonucleoprotein F, whose amino-acid sequence MSLPLNPKPFLNGLTGKPVMVKLKWGMEYKGYLVSVDGYMNMQLANTEEYIDGALSGHLGEVLIRCNNVLYIRGVEEEEEDGEMRE is encoded by the coding sequence ATGAGTTTGCCTCTCAATCCCAAACCTTTCCTGAATGGATTAACAGGAAAGCCAGTAATGGTGAAACTTAAGTGGGGAATGGAGTACAAAGGGTACCTGGTATCTGTAGATGGTTATATGAACATGCAGCTTGCAAACACAGAAGAATACATAGATGGAGCATTGTCTGGACATTTGGGTGAAGTTTTAATAAGGtgtaataatgtcctttatatcAGGGgtgttgaagaagaagaagaagatggggaAATGAGAGAATAG